In the Bombus pyrosoma isolate SC7728 linkage group LG15, ASM1482585v1, whole genome shotgun sequence genome, one interval contains:
- the LOC122576057 gene encoding STAM-binding protein produces MSKETSEIKSVSAKHPWKNVGISDPRARLKNLSDYASTVEMDRNIPPQRYYRSGVEMIRMADMCMKDNNLEYAYILYVKFITIFVEKIRNHPQFDTVSLKDKEHNQQTLRKVLPKAEELKKQLLEQYQTELNKYLEDVKEREKIEKERLKQEELEKLREEEERKNKLAALAAVKAAEAAMVASVTSPEDAKLKKISSIPSRPLVSPSSDITAQTSKEKPTIDRSTKPSLLCDSFTLRDIVLPTKLMQNFLMLAFSNTMNNKETCGILAGKLERNKLVVTHLLIPEQTGSPDSCVTYNEEDIFDYQDQHNLITLGWIHTHPTQTAFLSSVDLHTHCAYQLMMAEAIAIVCAPKYDETGFFILTPEYGLEFIANCRETGFHPHPTDPPLYMKAKHCKLDVTAVIEVVDLRRK; encoded by the exons atgagcAAGGAAACGTCAGAGATCAAAAGTGTCAGTGCCAAACATCCTTGGAAGAATGTTGGCATATCAGATCCACGAGCACGGTTGAAGAATCTCTCGGATTATGCTTCCACAGTAGAAATGGACCGTAACATTCCACCTCAAAG ATATTATCGTTCTGGTGTAGAGATGATTAGGATGGCAGATATGTGCATGAAAGATAATAATcttgaatatgcatatattttatacgtcaAATTCATAAC gatttttgttgaaaaaataagaaatcatCCACAATTTGACACAGTATCATTAAAAGATAAGGAGCATAATCAACAAACATTACGTAAAGTACTTCCTAAGGctgaagaattaaagaaacaattattagAACAATATCAaacagaattaaataaatatctggaagatgtaaaagaaagagaaaaaattgaaaaggaaagactgaaacaagaagaattagaaaa GTtgagagaagaggaagaaagaaagaacaaattaGCTGCATTAGCAGCTGTTAAAGCAGCAGAAGCTGCTATGGTTGCAAGTGTAACATCTCCTGAAGATGCCAAGcttaaaaaaatttccagTATACCATCAAGACCATTAGTAAGTCCATCTAGTGATATAACTGCACAAACATCTAAAGAAAA accCACTATAGATCGCTCAACAAAACCTTCTTTGCTTTGTGACAGTTTTACTTTAAGAGACATAGTACTGCCAACTAAATTAATGCAAAACTTCCTCATGTTGGCATTCTCTAACACcatgaataataaagaaacttgTGGTATATTAGCAGGcaaattagaaagaaataaattagttGTTACTCATTTATTAATTCCTGAACAAACTGGATCCCCAGATTCctgtgtaacgtataatgaagAAGATATATTTGATTATCAGGATCAACATAATTTGATTACTCTTGGATGGatacat ACACATCCTACACAGACTGCCTTTCTATCTAGTGTTGATCTTCATACACATTGTGCATATCAACTTATGATGGCTGAAGCCATTGCCATTGTTTGTGCTCCTAAATATGATGa AACAGGATTTTTCATTCTGACTCCAGAATATGGATTAGAATTTATTGCCAATTGCAGAGAAACTGGATTTCATCCACATCCAACAGATCCTCCACTATACATG aaaGCAAAACACTGTAAGTTGGATGTAACTGCAGTGATAGAAGTAGTGGACCTAAGAAGAAAATGA
- the LOC122576058 gene encoding probable serine/threonine-protein kinase clkA isoform X1 yields MLQLRVIVVLLVPMCVGRAFSLYASREEHPSKVDIGNLKEPTDILSNSSSKATTSSIKAAEDNTGIKTANETNNSTLTNTTNADVNTPIEKTIDEKKEDNEKLNNSNQNNEELNNDKQNSEKPNNEEQNSEKLNKEQVNNETQSNEKQNSEKQNSEKQNSEKQNDRKENCTSTKEAEDMLHCNKYPRDDDGDSLNATESTITNTTTANNKTGSTTGSQVPEVVSHEKEKGDAKDGDISGNNTQTTTEVHYAIVSSDTNHTINTNNSDVLNSTDSKGSTTETFEVKVESINTETIEAVKSNQSNSKHMSSGIIALVTAISFAVVIALVYIGMIVWRRYIEYRYGHRELLVNELEFDTNDLRHFEL; encoded by the exons ATGCTTCAATTGCGGGTGATCGTTGTTCTGCTGGTTCCGATGTGCG TTGGCAGAGCCTTCTCGCTGTATGCGAGCAGAGAAGAACATCCAAGCAAAGTGGACATCGGAAACCTAAAGGAACCGACCGATATTTTGAGTAATAGCAGTAGCAAAGCGACCACCTCATCGATAAAGGCGGCAGAAGATAATACGG gTATAAAAACAGCGAACGAGACCAATAATTCTACACTAACTAATACAACTAATGCGGATGTAAATACGCCGATAGAAAAAACAATCGacgagaagaaggaagataaTGAGAAGCTAAATAATAGCAATCAAAATAATGAGGAGCTAAATAATGACAAGCAAAATAGTGAAAAGCCAAATAATGAAGAGCAAAATAGTGAGAAGCTAAATAAAGAACAGGTAAATAACGAAACGCAAAGTAACGAAAAGCAAAATAGTGAAAAGCAAAATAGTGAAAAGCAAAATAgtgaaaaacaaaatgatagaaaagaaaactgTACTTCTACGAAAGAAGCAGAGGACATGCTTCACTGTAATAAGTATCCACGGGATGATGATGGTGATTCATTAAATGCTACAg AATCTACGATAACTAATACGACTACTGCGAATAATAAGACTGGATCCACTACAGGGTCTCAGGTACCGGAAGTTGTTTCtcatgagaaagaaaaaggtgaCGCGAAAGATGGGGACATCAGTGGAAATAATACGCAGACTACAACTGAAGTACATTACGCTATTGTATCTTCTGACACAAATCACACTATCAATACCAATAATTCTg ATGTTCTGAATTCGACGGATTCGAAAGGTAGTACTACTGAAACCTTTGAAGTAAAGGTTGAGAGTATAAATACTGAAACTATCGAGGCTGTGAAGTCTAATCAAAGTAATAGTAAACATATGTCTTCGGGAATCATAGCACTAGTTACTGCGATCAGTTTTGCTGTAGTAATTGCATTGGTATATATTGGAATGATTGTTTGGAGGCGGTACATCGA atACAGATATGGACACCGGGAGTTACTTGTTAATGAACTAGAATTTGATACTAATGATTTGCGTCATTTTGAG CTGTGA
- the LOC122576058 gene encoding GATA zinc finger domain-containing protein 4-like isoform X2, whose product MLQLRVIVVLLVPMCVGRAFSLYASREEHPSKVDIGNLKEPTDILSNSSSKATTSSIKAAEDNTGIKTANETNNSTLTNTTNADVNTPIEKTIDEKKEDNEKLNNSNQNNEELNNDKQNSEKPNNEEQNSEKLNKEQVNNETQSNEKQNSEKQNSEKQNSEKQNDRKENCTSTKEAEDMLHCNKYPRDDDGDSLNATGSQVPEVVSHEKEKGDAKDGDISGNNTQTTTEVHYAIVSSDTNHTINTNNSDVLNSTDSKGSTTETFEVKVESINTETIEAVKSNQSNSKHMSSGIIALVTAISFAVVIALVYIGMIVWRRYIEYRYGHRELLVNELEFDTNDLRHFEL is encoded by the exons ATGCTTCAATTGCGGGTGATCGTTGTTCTGCTGGTTCCGATGTGCG TTGGCAGAGCCTTCTCGCTGTATGCGAGCAGAGAAGAACATCCAAGCAAAGTGGACATCGGAAACCTAAAGGAACCGACCGATATTTTGAGTAATAGCAGTAGCAAAGCGACCACCTCATCGATAAAGGCGGCAGAAGATAATACGG gTATAAAAACAGCGAACGAGACCAATAATTCTACACTAACTAATACAACTAATGCGGATGTAAATACGCCGATAGAAAAAACAATCGacgagaagaaggaagataaTGAGAAGCTAAATAATAGCAATCAAAATAATGAGGAGCTAAATAATGACAAGCAAAATAGTGAAAAGCCAAATAATGAAGAGCAAAATAGTGAGAAGCTAAATAAAGAACAGGTAAATAACGAAACGCAAAGTAACGAAAAGCAAAATAGTGAAAAGCAAAATAGTGAAAAGCAAAATAgtgaaaaacaaaatgatagaaaagaaaactgTACTTCTACGAAAGAAGCAGAGGACATGCTTCACTGTAATAAGTATCCACGGGATGATGATGGTGATTCATTAAATGCTACAg GGTCTCAGGTACCGGAAGTTGTTTCtcatgagaaagaaaaaggtgaCGCGAAAGATGGGGACATCAGTGGAAATAATACGCAGACTACAACTGAAGTACATTACGCTATTGTATCTTCTGACACAAATCACACTATCAATACCAATAATTCTg ATGTTCTGAATTCGACGGATTCGAAAGGTAGTACTACTGAAACCTTTGAAGTAAAGGTTGAGAGTATAAATACTGAAACTATCGAGGCTGTGAAGTCTAATCAAAGTAATAGTAAACATATGTCTTCGGGAATCATAGCACTAGTTACTGCGATCAGTTTTGCTGTAGTAATTGCATTGGTATATATTGGAATGATTGTTTGGAGGCGGTACATCGA atACAGATATGGACACCGGGAGTTACTTGTTAATGAACTAGAATTTGATACTAATGATTTGCGTCATTTTGAG CTGTGA
- the LOC122576056 gene encoding ABC transporter G family member 23 — protein sequence MEDASSPSSALPASLELKTRRPPLQTQSSTLDTKKRQAVYVRRAYKKYGSKNNPNIILDGLNMTVPKGTIYGLLGASGCGKTTLLSCIVGRRRLNSGEIWVLGGRPGSKGSGVPGPRVGYMPQEIALYGEFSIKETFIYFGWCAGMTTEQVQEKLQFLIKFLQLPTANRFVKNLSGGQQRRVSFAAALLADPELMILDEPTVGVDPVLRQNIWDHLVDLTKNSNKTIIITTHYIEETRQAGIIGLMRSGRLLAEESPTRLMEMHNVDTLEDVFLKLSRRQNMGLRRRSSILSSVTGVPPEGNVDDEMSGEFGDNVSVSSRRKSIVIDHFNVSDLPPEDECHGKSRMVNPMHMKALIWKNFLWMWRNVGMIMFIIGLPVVQILLFCLSIGKDPEGLKLAVMNHELNSSNVAHCMPSEGCNWTLLSCRFLEQLDKRQVDTILYDTEDAARDAVKSGYAWGAIIFPWNYTHSLEARIKYGKDADDWDIDYSNMEIVMDMSNQQIGYLLQKKIYNSFQAFAQEATIACNYSEKLSTIPVDFRKPIYGPMDPNFTDFAAPGVILTIIFFLSVALTSGSMLLERNEGLLERSLVSGLTGTEILFAQVITQFTIMAGQTIMVLIVSFAIFNITCEGNIGLIGLLTVLTGLCGMCFGFVIACCSENERTATYLAMGAFLPIVMLCGIIWPIEGMHKVLKILSYTMPLTMSTESMRAILARGWSMSRSTVHNGFIATLCWICVFMTLSILLLKFKKG from the exons ATACGGTCTGCTCGGTGCAAGCGGTTGCGGAAAGACCACATTGCTCTCTTGCATCGTGGGTCGAAGGCGTCTGAATTCCGGTGAGATCTGGGTACTCGGTGGTCGACCAGGCTCCAAAGGATCAGGTGTTCCTGGTCCACGAGTGGGTTATATGCCGCAAGAAATCGCATTGTACGGCGAATTCTCTATAAAGGAAACGTTCATATACTTCGGTTGGTGCGCTGGTATGACCACGGAGCAAGTGCAGGAGAAGCTACAGTTTCTTATAAAG TTTTTGCAGCTGCCAACAGCAAATCGTTTCGTGAAGAACTTGTCAGGTGGTCAGCAGAGACGAGTCTCTTTCGCCGCGGCTCTTCTGGCTGATCCAGAGTTGATGATCCTGGACGAACCCACAGTGGGCGTAGATCCTGTATTACGACAGAATATTTGGGACCATCTTGTCGATCTGACAAAGAACAGCAATAAAACCATTATAATCACCACCCAttatatcgaagaaacgagACAGGCTGGTATCATTGGTTTGATGAGGAGTGGTAGACTATTGGCTGAAGAATCACCGACGAGGCTAATGGAGATGCACAACGTGGATACCCTGGAGGATGTATTTTTAAAGCTGAGCAGAAGGCAAAATATGGGTCTTCGAAGGAGAAGCAGCATCCTCAGCAGTGTTACTGGTGTTCCTCCTGAAGGT AACGTAGATGACGAAATGAGCGGTGAATTTGGCGACAACGTCAGTGTTTCTAGTCGAAGGAAAAGCATCGTCATCGATCATTTCAAT gtGTCAGATTTGCCACCAGAAGATGAATGTCACGGAAAGTCCAGGATGGTCAATCCGATGCACATGAAGGCTCTTATATGGAAGAACTTCCTGTGGATGTGGCGAAATGTAGG CATGATTATGTTTATCATCGGTCTGCCAGTCGTTCAAATCCTTCTGTTCTGTCTCTCCATCGGTAAAGATCCGGAAGGCTTGAAACTGGCTGTAATGAATCACGAATTAAACAGCAGCAACGTGGCACATTGTATGCCATCAGAAGGCTGTAATTGGACTTTGTTAAGTTGTCGATTTTTAGAACAATTAGATAAAAGACAGGTGGACACTATACTATATGACACCGAAGACGCTGCTAGAGATGCTGTTAAAAGTGGCTATGCTTGGGGTGCCATAATATTTCCCTGGAATTACACGCATTCCTTGGAAGCGAGAATAAAGTATGGAAAAGATGCCGACGACTGGGATATAGATTACTCTAACATGGAAATCGTCATGGATATGTCTA ATCAGCAAATTGGGTATCTTCTtcaaaaaaagatttataattcGTTTCAAGCATTTGCTCAGGAAGCGACAATTGCTTGCAATTACAGCGAAAAACTATCAACTATACCGGTTGAT TTTAGAAAACCAATATATGGTCCCATGGATCCAAATTTCACCGACTTTGCAGCACCAGGTGTTATTTTAAC aataatctttttcttgTCGGTTGCATTGACTTCCGGTTCCATGTTgttagaaagaaacgaaggtcTTCTCGAAAGAAGTTTAGTTTCTG GTCTCACTGGAACGGAAATTCTTTTCGCACAAGTTATAACTCAATTCACGATAATGGCAGGCCAAACGATAATGGTTCTAATAGTTTCGTTcgcaatatttaatatcacgtGCGAAGGTAATATCGGTTTGATCGGCCTACTGACTGTCCTCACTGGATTGTGTGGAATGTGTTTCG GATTCGTTATTGCATGTTGCTCTGAAAACGAAAGAACCGCGACTTACCTTGCGATGGGTGCTTTTCTACCCATTGTGATGTTGTGTGGAATAATCTGGCCTATCGAAGGAATgcataaagtattaaaaattcttagtTATACGATGCCTCTAACAATGAGCACAGAATCAATGAGAGCCATACTAGCTAGGGGATGGTCAATGTCGCGCTCTACGGTTCACAATGGTTTCATCGCTACGCTTTGTTGGATATGCGTGTTTATGACTCTATCGATATTATTGCTCAAATTCAAGAAAGGATAA
- the LOC122576059 gene encoding DNA excision repair protein ERCC-1, with the protein MEDKDKNNDEISPPKQARVDSFQSAFSELKKSEFFSEPLPGPSKDTSASKFNTLLVSLKQKGNPLLKFITNVPWEFSEIVPDYVMGKTTCALFLSIRYHQLNPDYIHERLKALGNMYNLRVLLVQVDVAEPHHALKHLTRICILADLTLMLAWNAEDAGKIIETYKIYENKPPDAIMERSDTAPYQKLMNALTTIRSVNKTDATTLLSTFGTLSDLVQAPSNILALCPGVGIQKAERIHKTLHEQFLRPSKSVK; encoded by the exons ATGGAAGACAAAGATAAAAACAATGATGAAATTTCTCCACCTAAACAAGCTAGGGTTGATTCTTTCCAAA GTGCATTTAGCGAATTAAAGAAATCAGAATTTTTCAGTGAACCATTACCTGGTCCTTCTAAAGACACAAGTGCctcaaaatttaatacattgttAGTCAGTTTAAAACAA AAAGGAAATccattattgaaatttataactaaCGTTCCTTGggaattttctgaaattgtaCCAGATTATGTTATGGGAAAAACTACTTGTGCTCTTTTCTTATCGATACGTTATCATCAACTTAATCCTGACTATATTCATGAACGCTTGAAGGCCTTAGGAAACATGTATAACTTAAGAGTGCTTTTAGTACAg GTAGATGTGGCAGAGCCTCATCATGCTTTGAAACATTTAACAAGAATTTGCATTCTGGCAGATTTAACACTAATGCTGGCCTGGAATGCAGAAGATGCAGgcaaaattattgaaacatacaagatttatgaaaataagcCACCTGATGCAATAATGGAACGAAGTGATACAGCACCATATCAAAAG TTAATGAATGCTTTGACAACAATTCGATCAGTCAATAAAACAGATGCCACAACTCTTTTATCAACCTTTGGTACATTAAGCGATCTGGTACAGGCACCATCAAATATACTTGCTCTTTGTCCTGGTGTTGGGATACAAAAAGCAGAAAGAATCCATAAAACGTTGcatgaacaatttttacgtCCTTCAAAGTctgtaaaataa